Proteins co-encoded in one Ruegeria sp. HKCCD4315 genomic window:
- a CDS encoding divergent polysaccharide deacetylase family protein, with translation MGGFFGGMVAGAIVVLILGVFVSLKTPMVNTPVVVTEAPAPVISETPEAPTEVTEAVSDADVVELAPHGLEAADDSTEDLADLSGLESSSDTQPEVGAAAEAVDQPEAAVATEVSVVTEAPAAPPEPSLAPSAPQDEAGPAVIDDTPTPPVEPETTEVALLQPEEDPLPQTEDTDEENPFESSPIAVEGDEDVLPRKLPRIAALPQIGGDQEASASSTIGKRIIPLTERDDEPVADEASAEEPKPAGKPIERYAAKFENPEAKPLMSIILIDDEGAFGAEALQDFPYPISFAVNPSDPDAAEKMARHRAAGFEVMALADLPEAATAQDAEVSLSVWLDTLPETVGILEGVDSGIHGNRKLADQVAEIAAGTGRGLITQDNGLNTVQKLAARNGTPSGVVFRDIDGARQDPKVMRRFLDQAAFRAGQEGAVVMLGRVRPETISALLLWGLEDRGSRVAMAPISAVMMRQVQ, from the coding sequence ATGGGCGGATTTTTCGGGGGAATGGTCGCCGGGGCGATCGTTGTTTTGATCTTGGGTGTGTTCGTGTCGCTCAAGACACCGATGGTCAATACGCCGGTTGTTGTCACCGAAGCACCGGCTCCGGTAATTTCTGAAACACCTGAAGCACCGACTGAGGTGACCGAGGCCGTATCCGATGCCGATGTGGTGGAATTGGCTCCGCATGGGCTGGAAGCCGCCGATGACTCAACCGAGGATCTGGCTGATTTGTCCGGGCTTGAATCATCCTCGGACACGCAACCGGAGGTGGGCGCAGCAGCTGAGGCGGTGGACCAACCCGAGGCTGCGGTTGCGACCGAAGTTTCAGTTGTGACCGAAGCTCCTGCAGCGCCGCCAGAACCCAGCCTGGCGCCTTCGGCTCCGCAGGACGAGGCGGGGCCAGCCGTGATCGACGATACGCCGACCCCTCCTGTAGAGCCTGAGACGACCGAGGTTGCTCTTCTTCAGCCGGAAGAAGATCCGTTGCCGCAAACTGAGGACACAGACGAGGAAAACCCGTTTGAAAGCAGCCCAATCGCCGTGGAAGGGGATGAGGACGTTCTGCCGCGCAAGCTGCCGCGTATCGCTGCGCTGCCGCAGATTGGCGGTGACCAGGAAGCAAGCGCAAGTTCAACGATCGGTAAACGTATCATTCCACTAACCGAACGTGATGATGAACCTGTGGCCGACGAAGCCTCGGCGGAAGAGCCAAAACCGGCGGGCAAGCCGATCGAACGCTATGCGGCCAAATTCGAAAACCCTGAAGCCAAACCTCTCATGTCCATCATCCTGATCGATGACGAGGGCGCGTTTGGGGCTGAGGCGCTTCAGGATTTTCCCTATCCCATCAGTTTTGCCGTGAACCCGTCTGATCCAGATGCTGCAGAAAAGATGGCGCGGCACCGCGCGGCCGGGTTCGAAGTCATGGCTCTGGCTGATTTGCCCGAAGCTGCAACTGCGCAAGACGCTGAGGTTTCGCTGTCCGTCTGGCTTGACACTCTGCCCGAAACCGTTGGCATTCTGGAAGGGGTGGACAGCGGAATTCATGGCAATCGGAAACTGGCCGATCAGGTTGCTGAAATTGCTGCCGGAACAGGTCGTGGCCTGATCACGCAGGACAATGGGTTGAACACTGTGCAGAAGCTGGCAGCCCGCAATGGCACGCCGTCGGGTGTTGTATTCCGTGACATCGACGGTGCGCGTCAGGACCCTAAAGTGATGCGCCGGTTCCTGGATCAGGCGGCGTTCCGCGCCGGACAAGAAGGTGCTGTGGTCATGCTGGGTCGGGTCCGCCCGGAAACGATTTCAGCCCTGCTGCTTTGGGGGTTGGAAGACCGGGGCAGCCGCGTGGCGATGGCCCCGATTTCTGCGGTCATGATGAGACAGGTGCAGTGA
- the trpE gene encoding anthranilate synthase component I yields the protein MALTPEFDTFARAYEAGENQVVYTRLAADLDTPVSLMLKLTGAQKDAFMLESVTGGEVRGRYSIIGMKPDLIWRCRGEASELNRSARFDSEAFSTQDGNPMDNLRALLAESRIDLPDDLPQAAAGLFGYLGYDMVRLVEYLPDVNPDPLDLPDAIMLRPSVIAVLDGVKGEVTVVSPAWASDGQSAKAAYAQAAERVMDAVRDLERAMPAETRDLGDAREIAPPVSNFTKSGYMEAVEKAKEYIRAGDIFQVVPAQRWTQEFPLPPFALYRSLRRTNPSPFMFYFNFGGFQVVGASPEILVRVFGSEVTIRPIAGTRPRGATPEEDKANELDLLADKKELAEHLMLLDLGRNDTGRVSKIGTVRPTEEFIIERYSHVMHIVSNVVGELAEDKDALDAFFAGMPAGTVSGAPKVRAMEIIDELEPEKRGVYGGGVGYFSAGGDMDMCIALRTAIVKDQKLYIQAGGGVVYDSDPEAEFMETVHKSNAIRRAAADAARFTGSGNS from the coding sequence ATGGCCCTGACACCCGAATTCGACACCTTCGCGCGCGCTTATGAAGCGGGCGAAAATCAGGTGGTTTACACACGGCTTGCCGCTGATCTGGACACCCCTGTGTCGCTGATGCTCAAGCTGACGGGCGCACAGAAAGATGCGTTCATGCTGGAATCCGTGACGGGCGGCGAAGTTCGTGGCCGTTACTCGATCATTGGTATGAAGCCCGACCTGATCTGGCGGTGTCGCGGTGAAGCATCCGAACTCAACCGCTCTGCCCGGTTCGATTCCGAGGCGTTCTCGACGCAAGACGGCAACCCGATGGACAACCTCCGCGCTTTGCTGGCCGAAAGCCGCATCGACCTGCCGGATGACCTGCCTCAGGCTGCAGCGGGGCTGTTCGGGTACTTGGGCTATGACATGGTGCGGCTGGTGGAATACCTGCCGGACGTGAATCCGGACCCTCTGGACCTGCCCGATGCGATCATGTTGCGTCCTTCGGTCATCGCTGTGCTGGATGGCGTAAAAGGTGAAGTGACCGTTGTATCACCGGCTTGGGCCAGTGACGGTCAATCCGCCAAGGCTGCCTATGCACAAGCTGCTGAGCGCGTTATGGATGCAGTTCGCGATCTGGAGCGTGCCATGCCTGCGGAAACCCGCGATTTGGGTGATGCACGTGAAATCGCACCCCCTGTGTCGAACTTTACCAAGTCCGGCTATATGGAGGCGGTTGAAAAGGCCAAGGAATACATCCGCGCAGGTGATATTTTCCAGGTTGTCCCAGCGCAGCGCTGGACGCAGGAGTTTCCGCTGCCGCCCTTTGCGCTCTATCGGTCGTTGCGGCGCACCAACCCGTCGCCTTTCATGTTCTATTTCAACTTTGGCGGTTTTCAGGTCGTGGGTGCAAGCCCCGAGATTTTGGTGCGTGTGTTCGGCAGTGAAGTCACCATTCGCCCCATTGCTGGCACCCGCCCCCGAGGCGCGACGCCCGAAGAGGACAAGGCAAACGAACTGGACCTGCTGGCCGACAAGAAAGAGCTGGCCGAGCACCTGATGCTGCTGGATCTGGGCCGCAACGATACGGGACGCGTTTCCAAAATCGGCACCGTGCGCCCGACCGAAGAGTTCATCATCGAACGCTACAGCCACGTGATGCATATTGTGTCTAACGTGGTGGGTGAGCTAGCCGAAGATAAAGACGCGCTGGATGCGTTTTTTGCCGGAATGCCTGCGGGCACCGTCTCGGGCGCGCCCAAAGTGCGCGCGATGGAGATCATCGACGAGTTGGAGCCGGAAAAACGCGGCGTCTATGGCGGCGGCGTAGGCTATTTCAGCGCGGGGGGCGACATGGATATGTGTATCGCGCTGCGCACTGCCATCGTGAAAGATCAAAAGCTGTATATTCAAGCCGGTGGCGGTGTTGTTTACGACAGCGACCCCGAGGCCGAGTTCATGGAAACCGTTCATAAATCCAATGCAATCCGGCGCGCTGCGGCAGATGCTGCACGTTTCACCGGAAGCGGAAACAGCTAA